AACTTATAAAAAAGTGACGGTTCTCCGTGCACCAGCAGGTTATGGGAAAACGACTGTTCTAAGTAGTTGGTTCAAATCTAAGAAGGCAACGGTGGCTTGGCTTTCACTTGATGCTGCTGATAATGATCCGATTCGTTTTTGGACGTACGCTGTGCATGCCGTTGCAAAAGCCTATCAATGCCCTATCGATCAAGTACTTGCACCGCTTTTACACACGCAAGACCTAGCTACACTGGAATTTTTTATCAATTCATTTTTAGAGGAGCTCCATGCTTTAGCAAAACCGATTCAAATTGTATTAGATGATTATCATGTAATCGATAATCCGGTAATTCATCAACTTATGACACAATTTATCGAGTACTTACCTGTAGAGATACACGTCTATCTAACGACTCGAACAACCCTAGCCCTCCCTATTGCTAAGTGGCGAGTGAAACAATGGCTACAAGAATTCGATGCGGATCATTTACGCTTTACGTTCCAAGAAACGAAGCAATTTTTTTCTTGCAAACAGGTAACACCACTCAATCAACAATTTTTACAACAAATGTTGGACAAAACGGAAGGATGGGTAGCGGGCCTATTATTAACACGCTTGGCAAATGAACACCAAGTTGACTTATACGATCATATCGCACAACCGTTTATTTCTGAATTTTTATGGCAAGAAATCATTCAAAACCTTCCGACAACAACGCAAAAATTTCTTATAAAGACCTCCCTACTGCACGAGCTAGAACCAGCGATATGTGACCAACTAACAAAGCAGTCAAATAGTCTTGAACTGTTGGAAAGTTTAGAAGCAAAAGGTCTATTTATTATTCGTCTCCAAACAAAAAAGCCTGTTTTTCGCTACCATCATTTGTTTGCCGAAGCTTTACAAGTAGAACTAAATAAACAGTATTCCGTGCAGCAAGTACAGACTATTGTCCAAGAAGTCTCACATGCTATTTACAATCAAGGAAATTATCATTCTGCCATTGAACTTGCACTTAAATATGAACAATATAATCAAGCTGCTTTATGGATTGCAGAACATCTTGTCCAGCTATACGCTTCTGGGCAAACGACAACATTCATGCGCTGGTTGCATCAACTTCGAAGTGCTCATTATACCGTTTCGTATGAAATGCTTGTTATCGGCTTTCTAACTTCTATAACAACAATGGACACAAAAATAGCTACTTCTCTAATGGAAGAGCTTGAACTGCGACAGCATGTAGAACAATGGATGGCGCAAGAAGAGCATGCTGCAATGGCTTATATATATGAAAGTGCAAAAGCGTATGCCATTGTCGCTTCCGGCGGAAATTTACAATTGGTAGAAGAGATTATGCGCAATTTGCTTGCGAATGGACCTGCTCCTTCTCGCTGGGATAATGTTCCGATTCCCTATAATATTTTTGAATATAAGATTTCACGTACAAGTATTGGCTCTAAAGGAAAACTGCAACTGTTTGAAGAAGGCGAAGCTGTTAGCAAACTTTTTCGAGAAACAACATTACAAACTGCAAATGTGACAGCATTTAGTTATGGGGTTGCTGCTGAATCTTTATATGAGCGAAGTTTTATAGAAGCAGCCCAAAAAGAGTTGGAAATCGCCATTGCATTAGGTCATCAACATCAAGACCCAGGTTTATATATCCCTATGTATTTACTTAAAGCGAAAATATACGCTCATCAGAAACAGTCAAATACAGCTCGTATCATGTTGTCTCAGGTGTTAGAAGATGTTTCGGAAAAACATTGGCAAACGTCGATTCAAATTATGCAAGCCTATTGTTTTATCGTCGAGGGAGATAGCCAAAACGCAGAGATGCTCTTACTAGCAACAAAAACAAAGCAACCATTTTGGCAGCTCGTTTATGCTCGTTTATTGTTATTAAAGGACACACCTCAGGATGCACTACCAGTAATCATTCAAGTTAAAACAAAGGCACAGCAAGATGATCAAGTTGCAACGATGATAGAAGCAACAGTACTAGAAGTTATTTGTCAGCATCGTTTAGGAAACACTGCTATTGCATTAGATATTTTACATAAAGTATTGCAATGGGCAGCTAAATACTACTATGTTCGGACATTGGCAGATGAAAAAGAGCTACTCCCCCTTCTGGAGCAATATTTTCAATTAGAATCATTGGCAGCTAAGTGGAATCCTTACCCAGACTATTATTTACATTATTTACAAAGCTGTACAACCAATGTAGTTCGTCATGAAGTGTTGACACCGCGTGAAAAAGAGGTATTTGATCTGTTAGCCAAGGGTGTAACCAATCGTGAAATTGCAAACATGCTAAATCTATCGGCTGGTACTATTCGCGTTTATTTATCTACTATTTATCAAAAACTAGGTGTAAAATCCCGTTCACAAGCTATTCTCCTTGCCAAAAAGTAATCAGAACCACCAGTCTAACTGGTGGTTTGCTCTACGCGTGAAACGCTGGGGTACTGGCCCATGTCTAAAGACACACTGAAAGGTCCGCCAACCGCACTCCGTTTTCACGCTACCACTAAAGTGGTTTTATCATTTTCGCTTTTTTGCTTTTATTTCTTCTCCTGTAAATGGATCAATGAATTCTTTCATGCTCATTTGATCCTCAAGAATATCCTCTTGTAATTGATTTTTTATATATTCCTGAATGATTTTTCTGTTTCTTCCTACTGTATCTACATAATATCCGCGACACCAAAACTTCCTGTTTCCATATTTGTA
This genomic interval from Lysinibacillus sphaericus contains the following:
- a CDS encoding LuxR C-terminal-related transcriptional regulator; translation: MSTTLVSSKLTIPLNTPDLIERKQLFDLLQNQTYKKVTVLRAPAGYGKTTVLSSWFKSKKATVAWLSLDAADNDPIRFWTYAVHAVAKAYQCPIDQVLAPLLHTQDLATLEFFINSFLEELHALAKPIQIVLDDYHVIDNPVIHQLMTQFIEYLPVEIHVYLTTRTTLALPIAKWRVKQWLQEFDADHLRFTFQETKQFFSCKQVTPLNQQFLQQMLDKTEGWVAGLLLTRLANEHQVDLYDHIAQPFISEFLWQEIIQNLPTTTQKFLIKTSLLHELEPAICDQLTKQSNSLELLESLEAKGLFIIRLQTKKPVFRYHHLFAEALQVELNKQYSVQQVQTIVQEVSHAIYNQGNYHSAIELALKYEQYNQAALWIAEHLVQLYASGQTTTFMRWLHQLRSAHYTVSYEMLVIGFLTSITTMDTKIATSLMEELELRQHVEQWMAQEEHAAMAYIYESAKAYAIVASGGNLQLVEEIMRNLLANGPAPSRWDNVPIPYNIFEYKISRTSIGSKGKLQLFEEGEAVSKLFRETTLQTANVTAFSYGVAAESLYERSFIEAAQKELEIAIALGHQHQDPGLYIPMYLLKAKIYAHQKQSNTARIMLSQVLEDVSEKHWQTSIQIMQAYCFIVEGDSQNAEMLLLATKTKQPFWQLVYARLLLLKDTPQDALPVIIQVKTKAQQDDQVATMIEATVLEVICQHRLGNTAIALDILHKVLQWAAKYYYVRTLADEKELLPLLEQYFQLESLAAKWNPYPDYYLHYLQSCTTNVVRHEVLTPREKEVFDLLAKGVTNREIANMLNLSAGTIRVYLSTIYQKLGVKSRSQAILLAKK